Proteins encoded within one genomic window of Cellulomonas flavigena DSM 20109:
- a CDS encoding LytR C-terminal domain-containing protein: MSKADYPYPEDEFDAISPDAPTGVHRAPRSAWSRWWPFVLVLVLVPALAYGAVAFLSRTGDVPLVGGPTQGQEEPGGEELPADGTGEGEATPEGEGQDEETPPETETTTPPPAPQLDVPVVVLNGARVSGLAGRVAEELEGAGFVDVKPDNATEPLPPISTVYVASPDLQTTGELVATTVGVSAIVVDPEQAGLAVTLVLVTDPDA, encoded by the coding sequence GTGAGCAAGGCCGACTACCCCTACCCCGAGGACGAGTTCGACGCGATCTCGCCCGACGCGCCGACCGGTGTCCACCGCGCACCCCGGTCCGCGTGGAGCCGGTGGTGGCCGTTCGTGCTCGTTCTCGTCCTGGTCCCTGCGCTCGCGTACGGAGCCGTGGCGTTCCTGTCGCGCACCGGCGACGTGCCGCTCGTGGGCGGGCCGACGCAGGGGCAGGAGGAGCCGGGCGGCGAGGAGCTGCCGGCGGACGGCACCGGCGAGGGGGAGGCCACGCCCGAGGGCGAGGGGCAGGACGAGGAGACGCCGCCGGAGACGGAGACCACCACGCCACCGCCCGCGCCGCAGCTCGACGTCCCGGTGGTCGTGCTCAACGGTGCGCGCGTCAGCGGCCTCGCCGGGCGTGTCGCGGAGGAGCTCGAGGGCGCCGGGTTCGTCGACGTCAAGCCGGACAACGCGACCGAGCCGTTGCCTCCGATCTCCACCGTGTACGTCGCGTCCCCCGACCTGCAGACGACCGGTGAGCTCGTCGCCACCACCGTCGGGGTCTCGGCCATCGTGGTCGACCCCGAGCAGGCCGGCCTGGCCGTGACGCTCGTGCTCGTCACCGACCCCGACGCCTGA
- a CDS encoding glycoside hydrolase family 15 encodes MPDTVVVSRPRRPRTRAVVALVAALLTTAASGAVPAGAAPAGTAAGVGTGAAAGVGTGVGAPTDAAHAQIPLYQQAVAVLPGGRRTGVPADAVPLFLPGTRVADPAAAVLAAALGASPTTSVHVGPAAAAAAAAEQQAWLAAGDVPGAGGPHEDLARAALLDLHSLTVADGVVVAGWSSHWRYVWPRDSAFVAVALARTGHVDDALAVLDFLAQVQEPDGAFHARYRTDGSGPPDDRGLQADGTGWAMWAAGLVLAEVDADERTAVAQRLAPLVERSATHALDLVAGGLPPASPDYWEVDEQEVTLGTAAPLVAGLEQAGVVLDAAGRPGPARAAAAGATRARRAVVEAFGPTDYGRYATRTVPDAASAFVLAPFWTHQPPGAVDAWRASVPSMRRPADGLAPGGAWRRDGVSWTPQTTLYAWVAAEQGDVARATHWLDVVERSRTPSGAIPEKILADGTPAAVAPLGWSAACVLLAVDALDDA; translated from the coding sequence GTGCCCGACACGGTGGTCGTGAGCCGCCCCCGACGACCCCGCACCCGCGCGGTGGTCGCACTGGTCGCTGCCCTGCTCACGACTGCCGCGAGCGGTGCCGTGCCGGCCGGAGCGGCACCCGCCGGCACCGCGGCGGGGGTCGGCACGGGCGCCGCCGCCGGGGTCGGCACCGGCGTCGGCGCACCGACCGACGCCGCCCACGCGCAGATCCCGTTGTACCAGCAGGCGGTCGCCGTGCTGCCCGGCGGCCGCCGCACCGGCGTCCCGGCGGACGCCGTCCCGCTGTTCCTGCCCGGCACGCGTGTGGCGGACCCGGCGGCGGCTGTCCTCGCGGCCGCGCTCGGCGCCTCGCCCACCACGTCGGTGCACGTCGGGCCCGCCGCCGCGGCCGCCGCCGCAGCGGAGCAGCAGGCGTGGCTCGCGGCGGGAGACGTGCCCGGCGCGGGCGGCCCGCACGAGGACCTCGCGCGGGCGGCGCTGCTCGACCTGCACTCGCTGACGGTCGCCGACGGCGTGGTCGTGGCCGGCTGGTCGTCGCACTGGCGGTACGTGTGGCCGCGCGACTCGGCGTTCGTGGCCGTGGCGCTCGCCCGCACCGGGCACGTCGACGACGCGCTGGCGGTGCTCGACTTCCTCGCCCAGGTGCAGGAACCGGACGGCGCGTTCCACGCCCGCTACCGCACCGACGGCTCGGGCCCGCCCGACGACCGCGGACTGCAGGCCGACGGCACGGGCTGGGCGATGTGGGCGGCGGGGCTCGTGCTGGCCGAGGTGGACGCGGACGAGCGGACGGCCGTCGCGCAGCGGCTCGCGCCGCTGGTCGAGCGGTCGGCGACGCATGCCCTGGACCTCGTCGCGGGCGGCCTGCCGCCCGCCTCCCCCGACTACTGGGAGGTCGACGAGCAGGAGGTCACGCTCGGGACGGCGGCACCCCTGGTCGCGGGTCTCGAGCAGGCCGGCGTCGTGCTCGACGCCGCCGGGCGGCCCGGGCCGGCACGTGCCGCCGCGGCCGGGGCGACGCGTGCGCGCCGGGCCGTCGTCGAGGCCTTCGGGCCGACCGACTACGGCCGGTACGCGACGCGGACCGTCCCGGACGCGGCGAGCGCCTTCGTGCTCGCGCCGTTCTGGACGCACCAGCCGCCCGGTGCGGTCGACGCGTGGCGCGCGTCCGTGCCGTCGATGCGACGGCCCGCCGACGGGCTGGCCCCCGGGGGCGCGTGGCGGCGCGACGGCGTCTCGTGGACACCGCAGACCACGCTGTACGCGTGGGTCGCGGCCGAGCAGGGGGACGTCGCGCGCGCGACGCACTGGCTCGACGTGGTCGAGCGCAGTCGCACGCCCTCGGGTGCGATCCCGGAGAAGATCCTCGCCGACGGCACACCCGCGGCCGTGGCGCCGCTCGGCTGGAGCGCGGCGTGCGTGCTGCTGGCGGTCGACGCGCTGGACGACGCGTGA